The nucleotide window gttcaaataaacctaccattaaaattatagactgatcatttctttgtcagtgggcaaacgcacaaaatcagcaggggatcaaatactttttggGCTTATTTTGGCGAGAGTGAAACCTCGGGGAAAATGGCGCAATGGAGTGTGggattgtagttaattaccacgtttcTGACCTGAACTCGGTTGAATATGTTTaatgaaaactacaactcccttcagACATACATGAGAACACCCCATTTTTCTCCTCCTAGAATAACTGGTTAGGTTGttcatgttatctagagcgttAGTGACTGTatctgtgctgctggcaacaatttaattacgtttTTTGCCGACTTTTACTGACACAGGTCATATGTGTGTTGCGCGTCTCGTAAATTCAAttgttattctgcactctggcacactcagaggAGAGCACTCTGAAATCGGAATAGATAGTCAgcgtgaatttacgaacgcatcCCCGGAGACACTGCACGTTGGGCTCACAAAAAAATGTGATgtttaatcgctcagcactattcTGCACAAATACTATTATATTTGAATAAACTATTGaataaaatcaaagtttatttgtcaggAGCACAGGTAAATAGTACAATGTGTAAATAGTACAATGAAAGTATTACTTGCAGCTCTTCCTCAACTGCAGAATGAATGTAAAGTAGCAGAGTCAATCAATAGACAATAAGACAATACAAATAAAATTATCACAACAGTTGGTAAAAAAAAAGACAAGGTAATAAAACCTATAATAAAAAAACACAATcatttaaagatgcactatgcagaaatcgctccaccaCTTTCTGGTTGCAAAAATGTTATGTTTATGtcacaaaacaagcaagtatattGTAGAGAGTTATTGTACCGTATAAACAACTGTGaatatatattttccataaccataAATATTGTGttttcagctggtgtacaaaacccaaAGTAAAAAAAGCAAAACCGAAACTTAAGAGgacacatagaaatagaacacATAAAACATATCTACTGTTTCTTAAACTTGCATTCGATGATAATGACAGATCTgtaacacacatttctatgtaAATTTGGTTGGGTCGCTACATTTTGCAGCTTTAATGTAAAAGTTGATAAACGAGAGCAACTGTCCACAATTGATTAGGATTTCATGCCATGGGTTGCTATCAAATATAACGTGAATATTGCATATGAACCTGGGTGGGAACGGACAAATCACAGCTCATGAGGCGTTTCTCTAACGACCAATGCGCAGAAGAGAAGTGCAATCGCTTTCTCAAACAAAGTGAACACTCGCAGTAAACTGACCCCTGTAGCCATCTCATCTGACAGAACGGTCTCTTTACAAAATCGTCATGCCATTCATTGATTTGGAAAGTAACTTACCTGCTAGTAAGTTTTCTGAGGATTTCTTGAAAAAGCTAGGGTCCAAAACAGCTGCTGTTCTAGGCAAACCCGAAGAGGTGAGTAGGTAGCTCTGGTTCActacagtcgatagcgcgccggacctcgggctcgaaggtcgaggtttcgagacctgctccctggtGTTTCATTACACTATATTTAATAACGCTACTGAGTGAAGTTGCCTCACTGCAGCTAAATAGCAGAGGTTACAAAATATCACCAATACAACATTCTCTATTGAGATTGCAGTTTACTGTAGCTTAGCTAAGTTGTGCTCGTGTGTGCATTtatgttgtattttttttatgtagAGAATGATGTTGGTGGTGAAGCCTGGACTGCCAATGCTCATGGGTGGAACTTGCGCTCCGTGCGTCATACTGTCCGTGTCCGCCATCGGTGTCACTGACACTGCGgagaagaacaaggaacacagtGCCAATATCTTCCCTTTTCTTATTGGAGAACTTGGTCTTACTGaagacaggttagtagctgattATGTGTGTAATATGCTACAAATCATTCGTTTTCATATGCAGACGACAAGGAGCTTGCTGCGGATAAAGGACAAAGTCATGTGATACCTCCTCTGATATTGAAAGTGGGAGTGTCCAACACAACTCAGTTATGACCAGTTCCTGTATCCTGTAGCCTCTTTAGAGCACAATTCAACATTGACTTCTCTAGCAAGTTTCTTATCTGTTATGCCATGGTGTTTCTGGATTTATGGACAGTGCAGGCAGATGTGTAGTTTAGGGCAATaaaatatgtatttactatatacTGGATTTCATTTGATATTGCATGAATATAATATTGCATTTAGTAGATTTTAATGATATAAACATGATGTTTGGGTATTTAATTTGCATTACATTAATCTAATTATCTAATTAACTTGTATTCTCCAGGATCGTGATCAGGTTCTATGCACTGGAGCCTCATCAGGTTGGAAAGAAAGGTACTGTTATGAGTTACCTGTAGGGGGCACTGTGGACGAAAGAGTGACTTCAAGCATCCATTCCACAACAGTTGCCATTGGAGAGGACAAACCCTGTCAGTGTTTCCACCACTCAATTGGACATGAGTGCCACATGTCGTCAATAAGACTTGCATTGCATTTTAGGATTATGGAATTTGTCCCCATGAAACTATGTCCTGGAACCAGGACTCATTCATTTATATTTCTGTACATGTCTGCCATAGTAAACAGAACCACACATTTGACAAGCTAGATGATACAATACCCTGATTAGAGGAAATGTAAGTCAATGTTATTACTATGTCATTTCAACTATTCATTTCATATCACAAGAACATTGAATAATGTGGTTATTGATTTTTTTTCTGCTGTTTTGGTGGTAAGAATCATAATGACTAACATACACTAccgtcacttagaaatgtccttgtttttgaaagaaaagcatgtttttttgtccattaaaaataacatcaaattgataaatacagagtttctctgtccagtgtctgtgttctttaaaccatattttatttttattggccagtctgagacagggctttttctttgcaactctgcctagaaggccagcatcccggagatgcctcttcactgttgacgttgacactggtgttttgtgggtactatttaatgaagctgccagttgaggacttgtgaggcgtctgtttctcaaactagacacactcgtgtacttgtcctcttgctcagttgtgcaccggggcctcccactcctctttctattctggttagagccagtttgcgctgttctgtgaagggagtagtacacagcgttgtgccagagcttcagtttcttggcaatttcttgcatggaattgccttcatttctcagaatcaaatcaaattgaattatacagcccttcttacatcagctgatatctcaaagtgctgtacagaaacccagcctaaaaccccaaaacaagaacaagaatagactgacgagtttcataagaaaattatttgtttctggccattttgagcctgtaatcaaagatttttgcaatttgttccagtcgttggcagcagagcactggaaggaaaggcggccaaaggaagtgttggctttggggaagaCTAGTGCAAtatgcagtggggcaaaaaagtatttagtcagcaaccaattgtgcaagttctcccactcaaaaagatgagaggcctgtgattttcatcataggtacacttcaactatgacagacaaaatgagggggaaaaaatccagaaaatcacattataggatttttaatgaatttgtttgcaaatgatggtggaaaataagtatttggtcaataacaaaagtttatctcaatactttgttatataccctttgttggcaatgacagaggtcaaacgttttctgtaagtcttcacaaggttttcacacacggttgctggtattttggcccattcctccatgcagatctcctctagagcagtgatgttttggggctgttgctggggaacacggactttcaactccctccaaagattttctatagggttgatatctgtacctgctggagcgcgtgctgcaggtgggtgttgctatggtgaccaatgagctgagataaggcggagctttacctagcaaagacttatagatgacctggagctagtgggtttggcgacggatatgtagtgagggccagccaacgagagcatacagatggcactgtgataaactacatccaatttgttgagaagagtgttgggggctattgtgtaaatgacatcgcctaaatcaaggatcggtaggatagtcagttttacaagggtatggtttggcggcatgagtgaaggaggctttgttgtgaaataggaagctgagggtgtgggcagcaatcggttgaagagcaggCACTTatttttactagcatttaagagcagttggagcccacgaaaggagtgttgtatggcgttgaaccccgtttggaggtttgttaacacagtgtccaaagaaggaccagaTCTGccctttccagctacaatagtcatttacaacattaacaatgtctacactatttctgatcaattttatgttattttaatggataaaaatgtgtatttctttcaaaaacaaggacatttctaagtgactctgTAATTAGGAACAGTGCACTGTAAACCAAGCTAATGGTAAAAAAGAAAAAAGGGCTATCTTTCCATGCAATACAGCCCACAACAGTCCAGTATTAGGCCTAATCTTGTCAAACAGCCATGTACATGTAaaggcaaaaaaataaatgtatatttcGACTGTGTGCTTGCTGTCCATACATTACacaattttgtatttattaggatccctaattagctgccaaggcagcagctacacttcctggggtccaaacaatATTGTTAGTCTTAAGTTTGCCTTGTAACAACCCCTGCTGGATCATCTTATTAGTATACAGTAATGTAATTTTGTTTGAAACAGCAAGGCAAATGAAGATGTTCTTGCTCATTCTCGTTTGGCTTGTGTTGAATTCAGAACAACACCCCTTTAATCTTGCTGTATGCATGACATCTTTCAGGATGTTGTCTGCTTCTCCAGGTCCTCTGACAGGGCCAGGTAGAATCTCCCCTTAGCTTTATCCTTATTTATCAGCTTGGTCAGCAGAACCACTGAGCCTCTTCTCTCTAGCTGCTCATCGTTAAGGATGTGAAAAGACAACTAGGGATGCATTACTTTCTTAGATTGAGAATTACTGCACAGTGATTACTCCCCATATCCCCATATTAGTCAAAAGATAAGACTATGTTACATAcctatatgtatttttttaactTCTCAGCGAGACTATTCTGGTTCATCTTCTCCAGGATCTTCAGAGTGATTGTCACAGCACCGTCCAGTCTGTAGCTCTGCACCATCTTATCCACTGTGTCCATCCTGTCTCTATTCTCCAGCAAGCTCTTTGGGATGGGAGGATAGTCATTCAACACACCCTGAGTCAGGAACCACTAAAATCTCTTCAACCCGCCTGAGTCCAGATCCTCCATAATGTTAAGCAGCTGAGCCGAACTGATCACCATGGTTgatcactacacacactactttAGAACAAGGAGAAAAACTGGTCAAACTTTGACTGAAGCACCCTCTAATAATAGTTTTTTTAATACAGAAAAACAATACAACCTTTTAGTGTTTATTGAGACAAAACATCGTACCTTTTTGGTATCCAAAATAAGCTTTTCTCAGTGCCAACGTGTCACGATTGCAACACCCGGGGTTTACTTTCACTTTTGACACCAGGAAATATCTGTATATGAGTACACTCTGGCGGGAAACAACTCACAAACTCCTTCTTCCTtgggtgtgtttgtgagagagagacagcgagaggcaGGTTTGACAGACTGAGGGTTCTGTAGGACTGCCCTGTTTAGTTGTGAAAATGGTCCTGTTAAAACATGTAATTTCAGAAATGAAAATGAATATGAAGGACCAATAGACCTACAATAAGTGATTAGAATCAGGACCAGAACATGTGGATTAACATTGT belongs to Oncorhynchus keta strain PuntledgeMale-10-30-2019 chromosome 9, Oket_V2, whole genome shotgun sequence and includes:
- the ddt gene encoding D-dopachrome decarboxylase, with the protein product MPFIDLESNLPASKFSEDFLKKLGSKTAAVLGKPEERMMLVVKPGLPMLMGGTCAPCVILSVSAIGVTDTAEKNKEHSANIFPFLIGELGLTEDRIVIRFYALEPHQVGKKGTVMSYL